The Mercurialis annua linkage group LG8, ddMerAnnu1.2, whole genome shotgun sequence genome window below encodes:
- the LOC126661446 gene encoding vicianin hydrolase-like, translating into MKEMASQCGILLCCLVMFAGLVGSTNGAPPAQLKISFNRTSFPSGFIFGTGSAAYQSEGAAHIDGKGPSIWDNFTHQHPEKIADQSNGDVADDFYHLYKQDIHLMNKIGFDSFRFSISWSRVLPKGKVSGGINPKGVKFYNDLIDYLIARGLIPFVTLFHWDLPQALEDEYNGFRSPNVVDDFRDYVDFVFKTFGDRVKHWCTLNEPYSYSINGYNGGSFAPGRCSKYVGNCAAGDSSTEPYLVAHHLILSHAAAVNLYKTKYQATQKGKIGITIVTNWFLPISPASEADQNATLREVDFMFGWFAHPITYGDYPETMKNLVGNRLPKFTKKESELVKGSLDYLGVNYYTTNFVSNNPVPATANHSWNTDSQTILSVAKAGVLIGTPTALSWLYVYPQGIYHLMVYIKNNYKNPPIFITENGLADANNASLSVEEARKDALRIRYYHSHLTYLLKAIKEGANVKGYYAWCFLDDFEWDAGFTVRFGMIYVDFKDKLKRYMKYSAYWFQMFLLH; encoded by the exons ATGAAAGAAATGGCATCTCAATGTGGCATTCTCTTGTGTTGCCTAGTAATGTTTGCTGGCTTAGTGGGCAGCACCAATGGCGCCCCGCCAGCGCAACTCAAAATCTCATTTAACCGCACTTCTTTCCCTTCTGGTTTCATTTTTGGAACTGGTTCAGCTGCTTACCAG TCTGAGGGAGCTGCCCATATTGATGGCAAGGGACCAAGTATTTGGGACAATTTCACACATCAACATCCTG AGAAAATTGCGGACCAAAGCAATGGAGACGTAGCTGATGACTTTTATCATCTTTACAAG CAAGACATTCATTTGATGAACAaaattggatttgattcctttAGATTCTCCATCTCTTGGTCTAGAGTATTACCCA AGGGAAAAGTTAGTGGTGGAATTAATCCAAAAGGTGTCAAATTTTACAATGATCTCATCGATTACCTTATTGCTAGAG GTTTAATACCATTTGTAACATTGTTTCATTGGGATCTTCCACAAGCACTTGAAGATGAATATAATGGCTTTCGAAGTCCTAATGTAGT GGATGATTTTCGAGATTATGTGGACTTcgtgtttaaaacatttggagaTCGAGTGAAGCATTGGTGCACGTTGAATGAGCCTTATTCATATAGCATAAATGGTTATAACGGAGGTTCATTTGCACCCGGCCGATGCTCTAAGTACGTCGGAAACTGTGCCGCCGGTGACTCTTCTACAGAGCCTTATCTAGTGGCTCATCACTTGATTCTTTCACATGCTGCTGCTGTTAACTTGTACAAGACCAAATATCAG GCAACACAAAAGGGAAAGATTGGGATCACAATAGTAACCAATTGGTTTTTGCCAATATCACCAGCATCAGAGGCTGACCAAAATGCAACCCTCAGAGAAGTAGATTTCATGTTCGGTTG GTTTGCCCATCCAATTACATATGGTGATTATCCAGAGACAATGAAAAATCTGGTGGGAAATCGGTTGcccaaatttacaaaaaaagaaTCAGAATTGGTAAAAGGATCATTGGATTATTTAGGAGTAAATTATTACACCACAAATTTTGTATCAAATAATCCAGTACCTGCCACTGCCAACCATAGCTGGAACACTGATAGTCAAACTATTCTCTCCG TTGCAAAGGCTGGAGTTCTTATCGGTACCCCG ACAGCATTGAGCTGGCTATACGTGTACCCGCAGGGAATTTACCACCTGATGgtctatataaaaaataattacaagaaTCCACCCATTTTCATCACAGAGAATg GGCTAGCGGATGCAAATAATGCATCGCTGTCAGTGGAAGAAGCTCGTAAGGATGCCTTAAGGATAAGATACTATCACTCCCATTTGACATATCTACTCAAAGCAATCAA GGAGGGAGCCAATGTGAAGGGATACTATGCATGGTGTTTTCTGGATGATTTTGAATGGGATGCTGGATTTACCGTCCGGTTTGGGATGATTTATGTTGATTTCAAGGACAAACTCAAAAGGTATATGAAATATTCTGCTTATTGGTTCCAAATGTTCCTTCTTCACTAG